From a region of the Coprococcus comes ATCC 27758 genome:
- a CDS encoding 1-deoxy-D-xylulose-5-phosphate reductoisomerase: MKKIAILGSTGSIGTQTLEVIRENKDIEVTGLAAGTNVDLLEKQIREFQPKIVAMWTEEKAKELKSRIRDLDVKVVSGMDGLLEIATMEESEILVTAIVGMIGIRPTIAAIKAGKDIALANKETLVTAGHIIMPLAKECGVKILPVDSEHSAIFQSLQGSHGKNELKKILLTASGGPFRGKKQEDLLNIRVEDALKHPNWAMGRKITIDSSTMVNKGLEVMEARWLFNVDIDDVQVVVQPQSVIHSMVEYVDGAVIAQLGTPDMKLPIQYALYYPERRFLPGERVDFWSIGHLDFEKPDMDTFYGLALAYEAGRCGGTLPTVFNAANELAVSQFLNREIKYLEITEIIEDCMKAHKTIANPTVEQILDTEQETYDRIRSRR, from the coding sequence ATGAAAAAAATAGCAATATTAGGTTCAACAGGTTCGATCGGAACCCAGACACTTGAGGTGATCCGTGAGAACAAAGATATCGAAGTGACAGGGCTTGCGGCAGGGACAAATGTGGATCTTCTGGAAAAACAGATCCGGGAATTCCAGCCAAAAATTGTGGCAATGTGGACAGAAGAGAAGGCAAAGGAACTGAAAAGCCGGATCCGGGATCTGGATGTAAAGGTTGTTTCCGGAATGGATGGACTTCTGGAGATTGCCACGATGGAGGAAAGTGAGATCCTTGTAACGGCGATCGTGGGTATGATCGGTATCCGTCCGACAATTGCAGCGATCAAAGCCGGAAAGGATATTGCCCTTGCAAATAAAGAGACACTGGTTACGGCAGGGCATATCATTATGCCGCTTGCAAAGGAATGTGGTGTGAAGATCCTTCCGGTGGACAGTGAACACAGTGCCATTTTCCAGTCTCTGCAGGGAAGCCATGGAAAGAATGAACTGAAGAAGATCCTGCTTACGGCATCCGGTGGCCCGTTCCGTGGAAAGAAGCAGGAGGATCTTCTGAATATCCGTGTGGAAGATGCTTTAAAGCATCCGAACTGGGCGATGGGACGTAAGATTACGATCGATTCTTCGACCATGGTCAATAAAGGACTGGAAGTGATGGAAGCCAGATGGCTTTTTAATGTGGATATTGATGATGTGCAGGTGGTTGTACAGCCGCAGAGTGTGATCCATTCTATGGTAGAGTATGTGGACGGAGCAGTGATCGCACAGCTTGGTACTCCGGATATGAAGCTGCCGATCCAGTATGCACTTTATTATCCGGAAAGAAGATTTCTTCCGGGAGAGCGTGTGGATTTCTGGAGTATCGGACACCTTGATTTTGAAAAGCCGGATATGGATACCTTCTACGGGCTTGCACTTGCTTACGAGGCAGGGCGATGCGGTGGAACACTTCCAACGGTATTTAACGCAGCAAATGAACTTGCAGTCAGCCAGTTCCTGAACCGGGAGATTAAATATCTGGAAATTACAGAGATTATCGAAGACTGCATGAAAGCACATAAGACAATTGCGAATCCGACTGTGGAACAGATTCTGGACACAGAGCAGGAAACGTATGACAGAATCAGAAGCAGGAGGTAG
- the greA gene encoding transcription elongation factor GreA, producing MREQLTESDVKKIEEEIQHRKHVIRKEAIEAVKEARAQGDLSENFEYHAAKKYKNQNESRIRYLERMLKNAEIVSDTSEEGVAGINNRVTVYFPEDDEEETYKLVTSIRGNSIHNYISTESPIGKAIFGHKAGETVKVKVSDDYSYELVIRKIEDTTDDEEDKIRAF from the coding sequence ATGCGTGAGCAGCTTACAGAAAGTGATGTAAAGAAAATTGAAGAGGAAATCCAGCATCGCAAGCATGTGATCCGTAAGGAAGCCATTGAAGCGGTCAAGGAAGCGCGTGCGCAGGGAGACTTAAGTGAGAACTTTGAATACCATGCAGCAAAAAAATATAAAAACCAGAATGAAAGCCGGATCCGGTATCTGGAAAGAATGCTGAAAAATGCGGAGATTGTATCCGATACTTCTGAAGAAGGTGTTGCCGGAATCAATAACCGTGTGACCGTATATTTTCCGGAGGATGACGAGGAAGAAACCTATAAGCTGGTTACTTCGATTCGCGGGAATTCAATTCATAATTATATCAGTACCGAATCTCCGATCGGAAAGGCAATCTTCGGGCATAAAGCAGGAGAGACTGTGAAGGTGAAGGTTAGCGATGATTATTCGTATGAGCTTGTGATACGGAAGATTGAAGATACGACGGATGATGAGGAGGATAAGATCCGGGCGTTTTAG
- a CDS encoding CarD family transcriptional regulator translates to MYEVGDLIVYGRTGICEVTEITTLKMDGVPKDKLYYILRPVREKRGKVFTPVDNEKIVMRRVISKEEAEELIREIPQIEGLWIGSEKQREEKYKECMKSCKCAEWVRIIKTLYQRKMSRLKQGKKITATDERYLRMAEGNLYSELSIALGIPESGMEDYIMNQINETEEPVLC, encoded by the coding sequence ATGTACGAAGTAGGAGATTTGATTGTTTATGGCCGGACAGGAATTTGTGAAGTGACTGAAATTACGACGCTGAAAATGGATGGAGTGCCGAAGGACAAACTGTATTATATTCTGAGACCGGTACGTGAAAAGCGTGGAAAAGTATTTACACCGGTAGACAATGAAAAAATTGTCATGCGAAGAGTCATTTCCAAAGAAGAAGCAGAAGAATTGATCCGTGAGATTCCACAGATCGAAGGACTCTGGATCGGAAGCGAGAAGCAGAGAGAGGAAAAGTACAAGGAATGCATGAAAAGCTGCAAATGTGCAGAATGGGTGCGGATCATCAAGACCCTTTATCAGCGGAAGATGTCCCGCCTGAAGCAGGGAAAGAAGATCACGGCGACTGACGAGCGTTATCTGAGGATGGCAGAAGGCAACTTGTATTCGGAGCTTTCCATAGCACTTGGAATTCCGGAGAGCGGAATGGAAGACTATATCATGAATCAAATAAATGAGACAGAGGAACCGGTGCTTTGCTGA
- the tsaA gene encoding tRNA (N6-threonylcarbamoyladenosine(37)-N6)-methyltransferase TrmO: MQIKQIAYIRSDFVEKFGIPRQSNLADTRAEIHFLPEYQNADALREIEAYDYLWLIWEFSESIRDTWSPTVRPPRLGGNRRVGVFATRSPFRPNPIGLSSVKLTGVEFREKEGPVLIVEGADLLDMTPIYDIKPYLPYVDSHPEAKGGFAEEKKDYKLDVNFPEMYLEQIPAEKRAALIQILEQDPRPSYQKDPVRIYGMSYAGMEIHFRVDKETLYVTEVERS, encoded by the coding sequence ATGCAAATAAAGCAGATCGCGTATATAAGATCTGATTTTGTGGAGAAATTCGGGATTCCGCGACAGAGTAATCTTGCGGATACCCGGGCAGAAATCCATTTTCTGCCGGAATATCAGAATGCGGATGCACTGCGGGAAATCGAGGCGTATGATTATCTGTGGCTGATCTGGGAATTTTCGGAATCTATCCGGGATACCTGGAGCCCGACGGTACGTCCACCGCGGCTTGGTGGTAACAGACGGGTGGGAGTTTTTGCCACCCGTTCTCCATTTCGCCCGAATCCGATCGGACTTTCTTCCGTAAAGCTTACTGGGGTGGAATTCCGGGAAAAAGAAGGTCCGGTGCTGATCGTGGAAGGTGCGGATCTTCTGGATATGACGCCGATCTACGATATCAAGCCCTACCTTCCATACGTGGATAGCCACCCGGAGGCAAAAGGCGGTTTCGCGGAAGAAAAGAAAGATTATAAATTGGATGTGAATTTCCCGGAAATGTATTTGGAACAGATTCCGGCTGAAAAAAGAGCAGCACTGATTCAGATCCTGGAGCAGGATCCGAGACCTTCTTATCAAAAGGATCCAGTCCGGATTTACGGCATGTCTTACGCGGGAATGGAAATTCATTTCCGAGTAGACAAAGAAACACTTTATGTGACGGAGGTAGAAAGGTCATGA
- the rseP gene encoding RIP metalloprotease RseP, with product MGIVLAILLFGFIVFFHELGHFLLARINGINVYEFWIGMGPTLAHKKIGNTDYCLKILPIGGACVMGEDEKEDLSEGSFNSKSPWRRISVIAAGPVFNFILAFIGAFIIICFVGVDKPVIGTVNAGTPAAEAGLQAGDEIVKINDKSIHIFKDISTYNQFHQGQTMKIVYKRNGEKNTVSVTPEKNDSGYYLIGITSSNYVKTNVFETAAYSAYNVKYWINLTIDSLKQLVTGRIGVDQLSGPVGIVSAVDTTYKESKSGGALLIFLNLLQMTILLSANLGVMNLLPLPALDGGRLVFLIVEVIRGKRVPPEKEGYVHLAGMALFLCLMVFVMYNDIRRIFF from the coding sequence ATGGGAATCGTACTGGCGATTTTACTTTTTGGATTCATCGTATTTTTCCATGAACTGGGACATTTTCTTCTGGCGAGGATTAATGGAATCAATGTGTATGAATTCTGGATCGGAATGGGGCCGACACTGGCACACAAAAAGATCGGAAATACAGACTACTGTCTGAAAATACTGCCGATCGGCGGTGCGTGTGTGATGGGGGAAGATGAGAAAGAGGATCTGTCAGAGGGAAGCTTCAACAGCAAATCGCCGTGGCGCAGGATCTCGGTCATTGCCGCAGGTCCGGTATTTAACTTTATTCTTGCCTTTATTGGTGCATTCATTATTATCTGCTTTGTCGGTGTAGACAAACCGGTCATAGGAACGGTAAATGCAGGAACGCCTGCAGCTGAGGCAGGGCTTCAGGCAGGGGATGAGATTGTAAAGATCAATGATAAGAGCATCCACATTTTCAAGGATATTTCTACTTACAATCAGTTTCATCAGGGACAGACGATGAAGATTGTATACAAAAGAAATGGCGAAAAAAATACGGTTTCTGTTACCCCGGAGAAGAATGACAGTGGATATTATCTGATTGGAATTACGAGCAGCAATTATGTTAAGACCAATGTATTTGAGACTGCCGCATACAGTGCGTATAATGTTAAATACTGGATCAATCTGACGATTGACAGTTTGAAACAGCTTGTGACAGGACGGATCGGAGTGGATCAGTTATCTGGACCGGTGGGCATTGTGAGCGCGGTGGATACCACGTATAAGGAAAGCAAATCTGGTGGAGCATTGTTGATTTTCCTGAATCTTCTGCAGATGACGATCCTTCTTTCAGCGAACCTTGGAGTGATGAATTTACTTCCGCTTCCGGCACTGGATGGAGGTCGTCTGGTATTTCTGATCGTGGAAGTGATCCGCGGAAAGCGGGTGCCTCCGGAAAAAGAAGGGTATGTACATCTGGCAGGAATGGCACTTTTTCTTTGCCTGATGGTATTTGTGATGTATAATGATATCCGGAGAATCTTCTTTTAG
- the pyrH gene encoding UMP kinase — MKRVLLKLSGEALAGDKKTGFDEATCVGVAKQVKQIVDQGIQVAIVTGGGNFWRGRTSETIDRTKADQIGMLATVMNCIYVSDIFRHVGMKTEVFTPFVCGAFTSLFSKDAAVEALNEGKVIFFAGGTGHPYFSTDTGAVLRAIEIEADAMLLAKAIDGIYDSDPKVNPEAKKYDEISIQEIIDKKLMAVDLTASIMCLENKMPMLVFGLNEENSIVETMSGNFNGTKVTV, encoded by the coding sequence ATGAAAAGAGTTCTTTTAAAATTAAGCGGAGAAGCACTTGCAGGAGACAAAAAGACAGGTTTTGATGAGGCAACATGCGTTGGCGTTGCAAAGCAGGTAAAGCAGATCGTAGATCAGGGAATCCAGGTTGCAATCGTAACCGGAGGCGGTAATTTCTGGAGAGGAAGAACCAGTGAGACGATCGATCGTACCAAAGCTGACCAGATTGGAATGCTTGCAACGGTGATGAACTGCATCTATGTATCCGATATTTTCAGACATGTAGGCATGAAGACAGAGGTTTTCACTCCATTTGTCTGTGGAGCATTCACTTCCCTGTTTTCAAAAGATGCAGCAGTGGAAGCACTGAACGAAGGAAAAGTAATCTTTTTCGCAGGTGGCACAGGACATCCGTATTTTTCAACAGATACAGGAGCTGTTCTCCGTGCAATTGAGATTGAAGCAGATGCAATGCTTCTTGCAAAAGCAATTGACGGAATCTATGACAGCGATCCGAAGGTGAATCCGGAAGCGAAGAAGTATGATGAGATTTCTATTCAGGAAATCATCGATAAGAAGCTTATGGCAGTAGATCTGACCGCATCGATCATGTGCCTTGAGAATAAGATGCCGATGCTGGTATTCGGACTGAACGAAGAGAACAGTATCGTAGAGACAATGAGCGGTAATTTCAACGGAACAAAGGTGACTGTATAA
- a CDS encoding YoaK family protein: MKFSKQMSESIKLGVILAIAGGFMDAYSYMCRGKVFANAQTGNILLLGINISERNWHMALHYLVPVLAFAIGIALADLVKIRTKDLTLLHWRQISVFCEAVILLSVSFIPQDFNLVANALTSLACGIQVESFRKIHGNGIATTMCIGNLRSATQHMCSYANTKDKEYIKKGLLYYGIIFFFVIGAIIGNACVEMFAEKALLIASAILAVAFVMMFVDGEKEQCK; this comes from the coding sequence TTGAAATTTTCAAAACAGATGTCAGAATCAATTAAACTTGGTGTGATCCTTGCGATTGCCGGTGGATTTATGGATGCCTATTCCTATATGTGCAGAGGAAAAGTATTTGCCAATGCACAAACCGGAAATATTCTGCTTCTTGGAATCAATATTTCAGAGAGAAACTGGCATATGGCACTCCACTATCTGGTTCCGGTGCTGGCATTTGCCATTGGAATCGCCCTTGCGGATCTGGTGAAAATACGGACGAAAGATCTGACACTTCTGCACTGGAGACAGATTTCGGTATTCTGTGAGGCAGTGATCCTGCTGAGTGTCAGCTTTATCCCACAGGATTTTAATCTGGTGGCGAATGCACTCACGTCCCTTGCGTGTGGGATTCAGGTGGAAAGCTTCCGCAAAATCCATGGAAACGGAATTGCAACCACCATGTGCATCGGAAACTTACGAAGTGCGACCCAGCATATGTGCAGTTATGCGAACACGAAAGATAAAGAATATATCAAGAAAGGACTTTTGTACTATGGAATCATCTTCTTCTTTGTGATCGGTGCAATTATCGGAAATGCCTGTGTGGAAATGTTTGCTGAAAAGGCACTTCTGATCGCTTCTGCAATTCTGGCAGTTGCTTTTGTGATGATGTTTGTTGATGGAGAAAAAGAACAATGCAAATAA
- the frr gene encoding ribosome recycling factor — MNEKLKIYDEKMQKTIHALDTELASIRAGRANPNILNKLTVEYYGTPTPIQQVANISVPEARMIQIQPWEKKIIKDIEKAILMSDIGINPTNDGTVIRLVFPELTEERRKELVKDVKKKGEASKVAVRNIRRDGNDAFKKLKGTDVSEDEIQDLEDQIQKLTDKYIKEVDAAVDAKSKEVMTV; from the coding sequence ATGAACGAAAAATTAAAAATATACGATGAAAAGATGCAGAAAACCATCCATGCACTGGATACAGAGCTTGCTTCTATCCGTGCAGGACGTGCAAACCCGAATATTCTGAACAAATTAACGGTAGAATATTATGGAACACCGACACCGATCCAGCAGGTAGCGAACATTTCTGTTCCGGAAGCACGTATGATCCAGATCCAGCCATGGGAAAAGAAGATCATCAAAGATATTGAGAAAGCAATCCTGATGTCTGATATCGGAATCAATCCAACAAACGATGGTACTGTTATCCGTCTGGTATTCCCGGAACTGACAGAGGAACGAAGAAAAGAACTGGTGAAAGATGTTAAGAAAAAAGGAGAAGCATCCAAGGTTGCAGTCCGTAACATCCGCCGTGATGGAAATGATGCATTCAAGAAGCTGAAAGGCACAGACGTTTCAGAGGATGAAATTCAGGATCTTGAAGATCAGATCCAGAAGCTGACTGACAAATACATCAAGGAAGTTGATGCAGCAGTCGATGCAAAGTCAAAAGAAGTTATGACAGTATAA
- a CDS encoding tRNA dihydrouridine synthase — translation MKIYLAPMEGITGEVYRRAYHTFFEPMDKYFTPFLNPNPKGKFSRQEWNEILPENNEGMYTVPQILTNRAEDFIRLARQLKEFGYEEVNLNLGCPSKTVVNRKRGSGFLFYPDELNHFLAEVFDQLDMKISIKTRSGKYDQEEFEELLDIYNQYPLEELILHPRVQQDYYKNKPDWITFAYACRNSINPLVYNGDIFCAEDYKIFQEKFPEAECIMLGRGILMNPFLPAVIKGKSTFDTKKIATFCDHLLDAYIEKSPEEKNAVVKMKELWWYLGKNFKNSEEYLTQIRKSQTIREYRMAVECLLKECPYE, via the coding sequence ATGAAAATCTATCTGGCGCCAATGGAGGGCATTACAGGTGAGGTATACCGCAGGGCGTATCACACCTTTTTTGAACCAATGGATAAATATTTTACACCATTTTTAAATCCAAACCCGAAAGGCAAATTCAGCAGACAGGAATGGAATGAGATCCTTCCGGAGAATAATGAGGGCATGTATACTGTTCCGCAGATCCTGACCAACCGCGCCGAGGATTTCATCCGCCTAGCCCGGCAGTTGAAAGAATTCGGATATGAAGAAGTCAATCTGAATCTCGGCTGCCCCTCCAAAACAGTCGTCAACCGGAAAAGGGGATCCGGTTTTTTGTTTTATCCCGATGAACTGAATCATTTCCTTGCCGAAGTTTTCGATCAACTCGATATGAAAATCTCTATCAAAACAAGAAGCGGTAAATATGATCAGGAAGAGTTCGAAGAGCTTCTGGATATCTATAACCAATATCCTCTGGAAGAACTGATCCTTCACCCAAGAGTCCAGCAGGATTACTACAAAAACAAACCCGACTGGATCACTTTTGCCTACGCCTGCCGGAACAGCATAAATCCTCTGGTCTACAATGGAGACATTTTTTGTGCGGAAGACTACAAAATTTTCCAGGAGAAATTTCCCGAAGCAGAATGCATCATGCTCGGAAGAGGAATTCTGATGAACCCATTTCTTCCGGCAGTTATAAAAGGGAAATCTACATTTGACACCAAGAAGATTGCTACATTCTGCGATCATCTTCTTGATGCCTATATCGAAAAATCTCCAGAAGAAAAAAACGCAGTAGTCAAAATGAAAGAACTCTGGTGGTATCTTGGCAAAAACTTTAAAAACAGCGAAGAATATCTGACGCAAATCCGCAAAAGCCAGACCATCCGGGAATACCGGATGGCGGTTGAATGTTTATTGAAAGAGTGCCCATATGAATAA
- a CDS encoding isoprenyl transferase: MNVPQHIAIILDGNGRWAKAKGMPRNYGHVQGSKNVEKICEAAYKMGVKYLTVYAFSTENWSRPKSEVDALMKLLRNYMKTCLKTAEKNRMRVRVIGDKTGLDEDIRTRIKELEEASKNNDGLNFQIAINYGSRDEMIRAMRKMTKDCADGRFAPEEITEELFEGYLDTHGIPDPDLLIRTSGELRLSNYLLWQLAYTEFYFTDVPWPDFSKEELEKAIEQYNSRDRRYGGIKEDEENV, encoded by the coding sequence ATGAATGTACCGCAGCATATAGCCATTATCCTTGACGGTAACGGACGATGGGCGAAAGCAAAAGGGATGCCGAGAAACTACGGGCATGTGCAGGGCAGCAAGAATGTGGAAAAGATCTGTGAGGCTGCTTATAAGATGGGTGTCAAATATCTGACGGTCTATGCGTTTTCCACAGAGAACTGGAGTCGACCGAAGAGTGAAGTGGATGCACTGATGAAGCTTCTTCGTAACTATATGAAAACCTGTCTGAAGACGGCGGAAAAGAACCGGATGCGTGTCCGTGTGATCGGAGATAAGACAGGTCTGGATGAAGATATCCGTACCAGAATTAAGGAACTGGAAGAGGCATCAAAAAATAATGACGGACTGAATTTCCAGATTGCGATCAATTATGGAAGCAGAGATGAGATGATCCGTGCCATGCGAAAAATGACAAAAGACTGTGCAGATGGCAGATTTGCACCGGAAGAGATTACAGAAGAACTGTTTGAAGGATATTTGGATACACATGGGATTCCGGATCCGGATCTTCTGATCCGTACCAGCGGAGAACTCAGACTTTCCAATTATTTGTTATGGCAGCTTGCTTATACAGAATTTTATTTTACAGATGTTCCGTGGCCGGATTTTTCAAAAGAAGAATTAGAAAAAGCAATTGAGCAATATAATAGCAGAGACAGAAGATACGGCGGAATCAAGGAGGACGAAGAAAATGTTTAA
- a CDS encoding phosphatidate cytidylyltransferase encodes MFKTRLLSGIVLVIIAFATIFLGGDVLFATLLIISLIGVSELYKVVKIEKAPLGIVGYIGVVAYYFLIRAQKKEDLMMFAIILLILVMAVYVFAFPKYVSEQVMTAYFGVFYVAIMLSYIYQTRLLKDGLFLVGLVFLCSWGCDTCAYCVGVLIGKHKMAPKLSPKKSIEGGIGGLAGAALLGALYALAINKWGGASAGVGEYALICFVGGIISMIGDLAASAIKRNHEIKDYGKLIPGHGGILDRFDSVIFTAPVIYYLAVALM; translated from the coding sequence ATGTTTAAGACAAGATTACTCAGCGGAATTGTACTGGTTATCATTGCATTTGCAACGATCTTCCTTGGTGGGGATGTATTGTTTGCAACACTTCTGATCATCAGTCTGATCGGAGTTTCCGAGCTTTACAAGGTTGTAAAGATTGAGAAAGCACCACTCGGAATCGTAGGCTATATAGGTGTAGTTGCATATTATTTTCTGATCCGTGCACAGAAAAAAGAAGATCTGATGATGTTTGCAATCATTTTGCTGATCCTTGTAATGGCAGTTTATGTATTTGCCTTTCCGAAATATGTGTCTGAACAGGTAATGACTGCGTACTTTGGCGTATTTTATGTGGCGATTATGTTATCCTATATTTATCAGACACGTCTGTTGAAAGACGGACTTTTCCTCGTGGGACTTGTATTTTTATGTTCCTGGGGATGTGATACCTGTGCGTACTGTGTGGGTGTACTGATCGGAAAGCATAAGATGGCACCGAAGCTCAGCCCGAAGAAATCCATAGAGGGCGGAATCGGTGGACTTGCAGGCGCAGCACTTCTCGGCGCGCTTTACGCTCTTGCAATCAATAAATGGGGTGGTGCTTCGGCAGGAGTTGGCGAATATGCGCTGATCTGTTTTGTTGGTGGAATCATTTCCATGATCGGGGATCTTGCAGCATCTGCGATCAAGAGAAATCATGAGATCAAAGATTACGGAAAACTGATTCCGGGACACGGTGGAATCCTGGACCGTTTCGACAGCGTGATCTTCACAGCTCCGGTGATTTATTATCTGGCAGTTGCACTGATGTAA
- a CDS encoding DMT family transporter: protein MKKMTGKNTLMLFLTAFIWGTAFVAQSVGMDYIGPFTFTCVRSLIGGIFLIPCICFLDKWRAKNDGVERQKKVDRKEEKKNVILGGICCGLALCVASNLQQIGIQYTTVGKAGFITALYIVLVPIFGIFLKKKAGVRIWISVAISVAGLYLLCITDKLVLAKGDILVLLCAVVFTIHILVIDYFSPKADGVRIACIQFFITGVLSAIPMFLFETPRLSDIFAAAVPILYAGVLSSGVAYTLQIVAQKDADPTVASLILSLESVFSVLGGWVILGQKLSIREIAGCILMFSAIILAQLPGNKEA from the coding sequence ATGAAGAAAATGACAGGAAAGAATACACTGATGCTCTTTTTGACCGCATTTATCTGGGGAACAGCTTTTGTAGCACAGAGCGTGGGGATGGATTATATCGGGCCCTTTACATTTACCTGTGTACGCTCTTTGATCGGTGGGATTTTTCTGATTCCATGTATCTGTTTTCTGGATAAATGGCGTGCGAAAAATGACGGAGTAGAAAGACAGAAAAAAGTAGATAGGAAAGAAGAAAAAAAGAATGTCATCCTGGGTGGAATCTGTTGTGGACTGGCACTTTGTGTGGCAAGTAACCTGCAGCAGATCGGAATACAGTACACAACGGTAGGAAAAGCCGGATTTATTACAGCACTTTATATCGTGCTTGTGCCGATCTTTGGAATTTTTTTGAAAAAGAAAGCCGGAGTGAGAATCTGGATAAGCGTGGCAATTTCTGTCGCAGGCTTGTATTTGCTGTGTATTACCGATAAGCTGGTACTTGCAAAAGGAGACATTCTGGTACTGCTATGTGCGGTTGTATTTACCATCCACATTCTGGTGATCGATTATTTTTCACCAAAAGCAGACGGTGTGCGGATCGCCTGCATCCAGTTCTTTATAACCGGAGTTTTGTCGGCAATTCCAATGTTTTTATTTGAAACACCACGGCTGTCAGATATTTTCGCAGCAGCAGTACCGATACTTTATGCCGGAGTTCTCTCAAGTGGTGTAGCCTATACCCTCCAGATCGTGGCACAAAAAGATGCCGATCCAACCGTGGCATCCCTGATCCTCAGTCTGGAGTCCGTATTCTCTGTCCTCGGAGGCTGGGTGATATTAGGTCAGAAACTAAGTATCCGAGAAATAGCAGGATGCATTCTGATGTTCAGCGCCATCATCCTCGCCCAGTTGCCAGGAAATAAAGAAGCATAG